The sequence below is a genomic window from Myotis daubentonii chromosome 14, mMyoDau2.1, whole genome shotgun sequence.
GGGCGAGGCCAGGGCCGCCACTTCCTGGGCGCTTCACGGGCCGGGACAGAATCCGGAGAACGCTGGGTCCACGTCCCACCTCCGCCACCTCCCGCTTGTGGCCTGAGCTGGTCCCCGGGTTTCTCTGAGCCTCGCTTCCGCTCCATGGAAATGGATTGTTGCAAGGACACGGCCACACTGTGTGTGCAGGGCTCCGCTCACCTCTGCTGTGAGGAGAGGCTCGGGCCTGCAGTCGGTGGGTGGCCTGCCTGGGTTTCCCGGAGCGTGGCAGTGGGTCTGGGCCGGGGTGGGGTGCCTGGTGCCGATGGCAGACTCCCTGGTGCTTCCCTAGGGAAGATGTCACCTACTCCGTGCGGGTGGGGAGCCCCTGGCTCGACAAGAGGGCTCAGACTACGGCCGACGTCCGGGTGCACGAGGTCATCCTGAACAGCCGGTTCCGGTCCCGCCGCTATTGGTCCTGGGTGGGCCAGGCCAACAACATCGCCCTGCTGCAGCTCGAGGGAACGCTCAACTATAGCAAGTACGTCTGGCCCATCTGCCTGCCCGGCCTGGACTACAGGGTGAAGGACTTCTCCCTCTGCACCGTGACGGGCTGGGGGCTCCCCAGGGCGAACGGTGAGTCGCGCCTCCAGACCAGGGCGGCGTGTGGGAGAGGGCCTGGCACAGCTCGGTCGCCTTGGACAGATGTTTCTGAGACATCATCCCGGCAGCCCCCTGCTCCCGCCTTCCTGTCgggcttttttaaattttattatgtttttattgatttcagaaaggaaaggagagggaaagagagatagaaacatcagtgatgagagagaatcattaatcggctgccccctgcacgccccccactggggattgagcctgcaacctgggcacgtgcctgaccgggattcgaacccttttctcctggttcatagattgatgctcaaccactgagccacgccggcggggCCCTGTCGGGCTCTTCTATCCAAGGTGGCGAGGGTTTCCGCAGTGAGCACGCCCTGGCCTCAGGCCGTAGGGGCAGAGATGCCCGTGAGcactcaggccaggccaggcgtGTGGACAGGGCTTCCAGAGGCAGGAGCGCAGAGTAGGCTCTGCTGTTGGCACAGTTCCCGGGGGGCCGTGCCTTGAAGCAGAACGTCGAGGTGAGAGGAGCAGCCTCTGTGTCTGCGACGAGCTCCTCCGAGGCCCCCGCAGGGCTGGCCAAAGCGGCCTGCACCAGAGTCTGGGAGTCACTCGGGGTCCCCCAGGGGTCCTCAGCCCCATGCCATCCCAATTCAGGAGCAAGGCCCAGAGCAGGAGTGCTGTCCCGGCCCTTCAAGGGTCCATTTCCGTAGGAGCCCAGGAATGCCCTCTCCCTTCCGGCACCTTAGCCTTTCCCACTGGAGGTGCCTCCCGGAGCAGCGTGTCGGAAACGGCCACAGGGCtccagcccaggggaggggctggtttTCTTGTCTTCCCTGCCCCAGCTGCCAATGGCTGGGGATGGTCAGAAGTCCCTGTCTCAGGCTATGGACTGACaggcggaggggagggagggagctgtgcTGGGGACTCGGGGAGGGGCGTTGGGCAAGCTCAGGGGAGGGGCCTCTCAGGAGGGCCTTGGGGTAGAAGGAAGGGCAGAAGCCAAGCTGCTGACGTAGGACTGGACTCAGTGGATGGTAAACTGGTTTACTCTGCGGGAGGTAAACCAGGTCCAGTGAGGCCAGACTGGGAGCCCTGCCCGGGGTCCCTCTCAAGGGGTGCTGAGGGCGGGCGGGCTGGGATGGCAGGTGGGCTGACCCTGGAGATCcccccctccctggctgctgtgtggCCAGCGGAAAAGGCTGGAGGCGGAAAAGGCTGGAGGCGTGGTGAGGAGCCGAGGGGGTGGCGACAAGGCAGGTGGCagccacccgccccccccaccccaatgggggcctgTCCACAGGCACCTGGCCGCAGTTCCGGACCATCCGGGAGAAGGAGGTCACAATCCTGAACAGCAAGGAGTGTGAGGACTTCTACCACCGATTCTCCAAAATCCCCTCCCTGGTTCGGGTCATCAACTCCCAGATGATCTGTGTGCAGGACACCGACAGGAAGCACTTCTGCTATGTGagcacctgcccctgccctccaggccctgggccaggacgagagggggagggagaggaggggagtggggagggaatgAGCAGGGGCGATGGAGCAGGAagatggggagggagatgggatggaggagagagatgaggtcaggtgggagagtggggggtgggaagacGGAGGGTGGGTTaaaggcgggggggaggggggtggaggactGACCCCAGAGAGCACGGAGATGCACCCTCTGTGGGAGGCCTTCTGGGTCCTGCTTAGCCGGTGACACTCAGGGGTGTGGGAAGATCTGTGTGAAGCACCCTGCTCGTCCCTGAGCGGGGTCCCCTCTCCTTTGGGCCACATCTGGCCTCCCTGACCCTTctgtcctcccacctcccacaggaGACCAGTGGGGAGCCCCTGTCCTGCCCTGTGCAGGACACGTGGTTCCTGGTGGGGATAGTGAGCTGGGGCCCCGGCTGCGGCCAGAACGAGGCCCCGCCCATCTACCTGCGCATCTCCACCTACCAGCACTGGATCTGGAAGCGAATCAACGGGCAGGCTCTGCCAACCCCGTCCAGGGCCCTGCTCCTGGCGCTGGCGCTGCCCCTCAGCCTCCTTGCTGCCTGCTGATGCCCCCAGGCCGTCTCGGGGGCGCCCTCTGGCCCCAGGCCCCCTCATCGCCCTCGTCCAGGACGCTGCAGGTCCACTCTCCTGTCCCACCCGGCAGGGCCGAGACAGGTGCTCGATTAAACAGTTCTCTTCCTCACGCAGCCTCCTGCCTGGTCCCGGAGGCCCTCGCTCTCTGGGCTGCTCGCGTGGGAGACGGCTGAACaagatgggtggggtgggggctcggGCACCGAAAGGGCAGAGCCCAGGACTGGCCTCCGTCCAGAGGGGCGGCGGCTCCTGCAGAAGGTGGGGGAGTGTGTGTAGGGATGACATCGGGGTCAGGCGATGGAGAGCCTGGAATGCCCTGCCCGGGCCGAAGCTGGCGCTGCCGGACTGCGTGAGGCGGGGAGGGGCAGCTGTCGGGCCCGGAGTGGAAGGTATTCGTTCTGTTCATTTAACTGGAGTCGGGCTCTTCTTGACCTGGCCCGGCTCCTGGCCGTGGCTAGAACAcacccagccctgggctcagaCCCTCGAAGGCCTGTGGAAACCAAAGCTGCCCTTTGCTCTTGGTCACCTGACTCCCTCCAGCTCGCCCGAATCAGGCTTGGAgaagccaggggagggaaggtcagCCGGCCTCTGCCGCTGCCACCTTCACTCCAGATCGGTCGGGATGGAAGGCGCTCTGCTTTATTTACTCATCTCTGCAGGCCCCCTGGCCCGGAAACCTCTGGAATCTCCTTGGTCCCCTGGCCCGGAAACCTCTGGAATCTCCTTGGTCCCCGGGCCCGGTGGATGCCCCGCTGATGCTCCCTGCCCTTCGGAAGCCCCTCCGCACCCCTCATCCCGACGGCCTTCTCATCGGCGGTGCTTTGGGGCCCTGTTGTTGAGGGTGGGAGAAGAGGGGCCTCaacccccaacagccccctcaGTGACCCCTGGGGCCCTGACGCCTCCCCGACAGCAGCGCAGCCCAAGGGCCCGCGGACTTCTCAGATACTCCCAGGATTCCTAGAGGGCCCAGGCAGCagccttcttccctcctcccctggccccggCTTCAGCCTCCTGCACCCGTGACTCGTGCTGACCCCCAGCATCCTCGGCTCCGTCACTGAGCGTGAACCAAGGGCATCCTGTGGCCAGGGGCTCAGTCTGCTGGGCTGGGGGTTCTCCTGCTTCTGGCCACCTCTGCCCACCTCGCTGGACCAGAGCCCCTGCTAGGTTTGGGCTGACCCCTCGCCCCAGGATTGCTGTCCAGCCAGGCCTGAGAACTGCCTGCTGCCGCCGCTCCCGGCTGATCGTCCGGGTCACATAGTTCACAGGCCTTTCCAGAGTGATCCCACAGCGTATCACTCCTTTAGCACCACTGCTGTTTCTGGCCAAAGGGGTGAGACAGGCGTGTCTGGGGCGTGAGGCTGCTCTGGATCTGCAGAGGGACAGTGGCCCCAGACCTGCTTTTGTGAGCGGCCACGTGGACATGGTAAAAGGGGCGGAgtccaggctgggaggcaggacaCCTGGGTCTGGTCCCAGCCCCTGATTGGCTCATGAAGGAGCGTGGAGTCCAGGatgcctgggccccagctgccacCGTCAGGAAGCTGTCCTCGTGTCTCTCCTCACTTCTTGGCTTCATTCTTCTCATCCTCCTCGACCTTGATAGCCACCGTGTCCACActgtcctttttcttcttcttcttcttgtcatCTGTGGGGTCGAGGGGCGTGTGGCAGGCGTGAGACGGCACCCTAAGGCTCGCCCACAGCCTCCACACCCAGCCCTTCCCTGCCTTCTTCCCGCCACACCTCTCCCACCTGCACAGTGCCGCTCTGCTCCACCTGCCTCACTCTGACCGGTTTCTGTGCTCTGGTGCCCAGGGATGGAGCTGGGTCCCCCCTGAACCTACTGGGGGCAGGCCCGAGGCCCGGGCTGGCTCCGCAGGGCCGGGTgctggcggggcggggcccgGCCACTCACCTCCGGGCACCTCTGTGAGCTCGTTGAGGGGTGGCACCGTCTCCAGCTTGTCGGTGTACATCTTGGCCGCCTTCCGCTGCAGGTATCGGGCTTCGATCTCCTTCCGAGTCCGTGGCACACGGCAGTTGAAAACACAGCACAGAGTGATAActggagggaggacagagagtcatcctgctggggatcgagcccacaacccagacacgtgcccttgaccggaattgaaccagggacccttcaggccgaaggccgacgctctatgctctgagccaaacaggccagggcgaGGCTCGCATTGACCaaaccccacaggccctgggatTCTGAAGGGCTCCGCTGACTGGGGCTGGCCACGTGCGTCAGGCACTCGCAAAGGGCCTGCTGCTTGGGCTAGCGCTCTGCTCTCGCTGTCGTGAAATTCTTAATGCCTTTTGAACCGGGGCCTCATATTTCCAACTGGCACCTGCCCTGTCAAGGCTCCTGGTCCCGAAGTCCTCCTGCACAGACGGAGAGTCGCCGGAGGGCAGGGCACACGGCTGCACCGCGACTCAGGCCACGGCTTCCTGGAGGTGCCCTGGGCCGCCACCCAGGCCCCTGGGCTCCGTGTGTCGGGTCAGGGCGTCCTCGGCACTGGAGGATGGGGCTGCACCTCCTCCCCCCTGAGGACCGGCCTGGGCCTCTCCTGGCTGCGAGAGCcgccagggcccagccctgccccgggCGTTCACCTCAGACCGAGTTATTCCAGGAGCGGGTTTCCTGCGGGGGCGGCGGCGCCCAGGCACCGTGGCCAGGGCACGGCGCTGGCCTGCCCGGCGATGAGCATGGCGGGCAGGGCTGCCCGGACCTGGCTGaactgagtttatttttctgaggCCCCCACAGTCTGACCACCTTGGGCCCAGCCTCAGGGGAGGGATGGAGCTGCTTCCTATTATAAATCGATGACCAGACATGACCTCTTGGCAGACTCCTGGGGACAGGAGGGCGGGCAGGACAAGCGGGCGTATTTGGGGAAGATGGGTCCGACCGACGTGGCCTGGGCAGGAGCACCTTCTGGAGGTGCCCTGTGCAGCTTCGGCCAATGGCCCCGTTGAGTCTCACCCGACTcgcagaaggaaaggaaagaatgagtgagtgagtgaatgacaGTCTCAAGGCCTTTGCCGCGGAGGAAAGACTGGCTcctgaatgaatggatggggggcggggaggggggcagtcaCACGCAGGAGCACTGTGGGGGCTGCATGAGGCCCCAGTGGGTC
It includes:
- the PRSS50 gene encoding probable threonine protease PRSS50, whose product is MKRRCQPPARALVLVRAGLLLLLLLLLGPAGCSGAGGPRLPRQVPSTLPPQGPTTGGPTATGPPTTRPQGPTGPTTTGPTATAGPTTTQNPASHASTALPLTCGASQEQDPTLRDPEAIARRWPWMVSVQANGTHVCAGALIAAQWVLTVAHCLTQEDVTYSVRVGSPWLDKRAQTTADVRVHEVILNSRFRSRRYWSWVGQANNIALLQLEGTLNYSKYVWPICLPGLDYRVKDFSLCTVTGWGLPRANGTWPQFRTIREKEVTILNSKECEDFYHRFSKIPSLVRVINSQMICVQDTDRKHFCYETSGEPLSCPVQDTWFLVGIVSWGPGCGQNEAPPIYLRISTYQHWIWKRINGQALPTPSRALLLALALPLSLLAAC